A region from the Benincasa hispida cultivar B227 chromosome 8, ASM972705v1, whole genome shotgun sequence genome encodes:
- the LOC120084094 gene encoding probable Ufm1-specific protease, with product MEEVVEQQCIRILPHKLVLQKKEPALQWLIGSPFLSPLTIVSTLRCIHHLSPPESLSPDFTKEAEELRTLLLKGFYIIGALVVGNFNVQEHASNAIDAARRLSQLLSHGEKTEKQIFIGAAADINSTDIHFFVSQSENGTSLDSVSSVMYENNPEKYIWERGCLLRCELPISIPLYFPLDSPSDVEKTYIHATESVISKLRDSQVVYIVEPVYKNSTEDPCPVILRGSQMDFQINLSKFRHLDDGSQNVDDMSLPCANFCLKSKTESSTFSSQNADIIHVSVLLNSSAKSQKSIAPVVKYFPAMDKTSLLVVDLKAEVLCYAAKFLPLTYAVSALIIPGLVDQLNSMKNAILPNLVKQLPQLVPYHFCPPGFFHPITVIYELTYGETEMKQGIVLSARATDHLTSSSELFMSYNPSVGNERICIADRSFASVAGKDHISPFDGLILHDTLHVPKITYNLFSVSKITKDLKCKEIFSPNSTLFQDLKSGMTIGTARHDRGLYFLSEEASFKDNHQTGFMSLNFSVSENDFM from the exons ATGGAAGAAGTCGTTGAGCAACAATGTATCAGAATTCTGCCTCACAAGCTTGTTCTCCAGAAAAAAGAGCCGGCTCTTCAATGGCTCATCGGATCGCCGTTTCTATCGCCTTTGACTATCGTCTCCACTCTCAGATGCATCCATCATTTGTCTCCACCTGAATCTCTGTCGCCTGATTTCACCAAGGAAGCAG AAGAGCTGCGGACGTTATTATTGAAGGGTTTTTATATTATTGGAGCATTGGTTGTTGGAAATTTCAACGTACAAGAACATGCGAGCAACGCAATTGATGCGGCGCGGAGATTGAGTCAGCTTCTATCTCACGGCGAAAAGACAGAGAAGCAAATATTTATTGGAGCGGCTGCCGATATCAATTCTACAGATATTCACTTTTTCGTCTCCCAGTCTGAAAATGGCACGAGCTTGGATTCTGTTTCTTCGGTCATGTACGAAAATAATCCCGAAAAATATATATGGGAGAGAGGTTGTCTACTCCGATGCGAATTGCCGATTAGTATACCGCTCTATTTTCCTCTCGACAGTCCATCAG ATGTTGAAAAGACGTACATACATGCCACGGAATCGGTTATTTCCAAGTTGAGAGACTCACAGGTGGTATATATAGTGGAACCAGTATACAAAAACTCCACAGAAGACCCTTGTCCAGTCATTCTACGTGGTTCACAAATggattttcaaattaatctgtCAAAGTTTAGGCATTTGGATGATGGCAGCCAAAATGTTGATGACATGTCTTTGCCATGTGCAAACTTCTGTTTAAAAAGTAAAACTGAGTCCTCAACGTTTTCTTCACAG aaTGCAGATATAATCCACGTAAGTGTTCTTCTAAATAGCTCGGCAAAGTCTCAAAAATCTATTGCACCAGTTGTAAAGTACTTTCCAG CTATGGACAAGACCAGTCTTTTGGTTGTCGACTTGAAGGCAGAAGTTCTCTGTTATGCTGCCAAGTTTCTTCCATTGACTTATGCTGTTTCAGCCTTGATCATTCCGGGTTTAGTTGACCAGTTAAACTCGATGAAGAATGCAATATTACCCAACCTTGTAAAGCAACTGCCTCAG CTAGTGCCATATCATTTTTGCCCTCCTGGATTTTTTCATCCAATAACTGTTATCTATGAACTCACTTATGGGGAGACTGAAATGAAGCAAGGTATTGTGCTTTCAGCTA GGGCCACAGATCATCTTACGAGTTCTTCAGAATTATTTATGTCATATAACCCAAGTGTTGGAAATGAGCGTATCTGCATTGCAGACAGGTCTTTTGCCTCTGTTGCAGGGAAAGACCATATCTCCCCATTCGACGGTTTAATTTTGCATGATACTTTACATGTGCCTAAGATCACTTATAATCTATTTTCTGTCAGTAAAATTACAAAGGATTTGAAGTGTAAGGAAATTTTCTCACCGAATTCCACTTTGTTTCAGGATCTGAAAtcggggatgacgattggcactgcccgacaCGATAGGGGACTCTACTTCCTTTCTGAAGAAGCTTCCTTTAAAGATAATCATCAAACTGGGTTTATGTCGTTAAATTTCTCTGTTTCTGAAAATGACTTTATGTGA